A window of Thermodesulfobacteriota bacterium contains these coding sequences:
- a CDS encoding ABC transporter ATP-binding protein, whose protein sequence is MSELAIKVIKIGKRYSIGERIQYGTLRESIIGFTSSVLSKFREKTAGDTGPGIYHNGGARNTQNFIWSLKDVSFEVKKGEIIGIIGNNGAGKSTLLKLISGITEPTEGRIEIYGRIGSLLEVGTGFHPELTGKENIYLNGAILGMKRREIERKFDEIVDFSGIDQFIDTPVKYYSSGMRVRLGFSVAAHLEPDILLLDEVLAVGDAAFQKKCLGKIDNIASSEGRTVLFISHDLTAVQSLCQRTILLDSGRILSEGPTDEIIRAYIQKTHQTLDVPIDERRDAFGNRQIKITSLKVENADREKPITAGSKLNIQIDYESEGNISGLQVIIEIKDSNTNIILFRFDSKISDDLPEVLPPSGRIACLTEPILISPGECTLDVELRINKASSYGLDGAAVFHVATEDFYGTGKIPTRKQSININKYRFVLEDETAN, encoded by the coding sequence ATGAGCGAACTTGCCATAAAAGTCATAAAGATAGGAAAACGATACAGCATCGGTGAGAGAATACAGTACGGCACCTTGCGGGAAAGCATCATCGGCTTTACATCGAGCGTCCTGTCAAAATTCAGGGAAAAAACCGCCGGGGATACGGGCCCCGGCATATACCACAACGGCGGCGCCCGTAATACACAAAACTTCATATGGTCCCTGAAAGACGTCTCGTTCGAGGTCAAAAAGGGCGAGATAATAGGAATAATCGGGAACAACGGCGCGGGGAAAAGCACCCTCCTAAAGCTGATCTCCGGGATAACGGAGCCGACAGAGGGAAGGATTGAAATCTACGGCCGGATAGGCTCTCTTCTCGAGGTCGGGACCGGGTTTCATCCGGAGCTCACAGGGAAAGAGAACATATATCTCAACGGGGCTATCCTGGGAATGAAAAGACGCGAGATCGAGCGCAAATTCGACGAAATCGTTGATTTCTCGGGCATAGACCAGTTCATAGATACGCCCGTAAAATACTATTCTTCCGGTATGCGTGTCCGCCTCGGATTTTCAGTTGCAGCGCATCTTGAGCCCGACATATTGCTGCTCGACGAGGTTCTTGCCGTCGGAGACGCCGCATTTCAAAAAAAATGCCTGGGTAAGATCGATAACATAGCCTCATCCGAGGGCAGGACAGTCCTCTTTATCAGCCATGACCTCACTGCGGTACAATCATTATGTCAGAGGACAATCTTACTGGATAGCGGAAGAATCCTGTCCGAAGGACCGACCGACGAAATTATCCGGGCCTATATCCAGAAAACACATCAAACCCTTGATGTTCCGATTGACGAAAGAAGAGATGCGTTCGGAAACAGACAGATAAAAATAACCTCTCTCAAGGTCGAGAACGCCGATAGAGAAAAACCTATAACGGCCGGCAGCAAGCTGAACATTCAAATCGACTACGAGAGCGAAGGCAATATCTCGGGTCTCCAGGTGATTATCGAAATCAAGGACAGCAACACGAATATCATATTATTCCGATTCGACAGCAAGATTTCAGACGATCTTCCGGAAGTGCTTCCGCCGTCGGGAAGAATTGCATGCCTGACAGAACCCATACTGATTTCCCCGGGGGAATGCACTCTGGACGTAGAGCTAAGAATAAATAAAGCCTCCTCTTACGGCCTGGACGGGGCTGCGGTTTTCCATGTAGCCACGGAAGATTTTTACGGAACGGGAAAAATCCCGACCAGAAAACAGTCCATCAACATTAATAAATACAGGTTCGTCCTCGAGGACGAGACAGCGAATTAG
- a CDS encoding tetratricopeptide repeat protein yields MDIKIRSRLLQRALILVTVIVSFFLVLSSARGWMSYVYAGDPPPYGFKKALAVEKNNSEFYFLLAQFYDSYDAGGAGSQVYPLYQKALELNPLNYAYWFYLADSLFMDGRKEESLFALNQATDLAPGVVSLRWGAAMLASKLGNEEALVSNTRSVLASDPRRRFKAFPVLWQSLRNEDKIWRAIPDNALPEYLHFLISTRRVSEAERAWGKLSDTAEIPEDIFQRYVSFLIIENKLQAAKDAWADRLGDWQGVWNGGFEKEITSSGFDWRRGKVEGVNITRTRNTDSKGYSLKIDFDGSKNVDFNHLRQIVPAYGNSDYKLSSDMKSKGLSTRNGLFWDVSCWGHGSLDARTGQVIGTSDWHEVSTSFKTPPDCDYLVIRLRRRPDNDLDRKISGTVWIDNVKLEKQL; encoded by the coding sequence ATGGATATCAAAATTCGTTCCAGGCTGCTCCAGCGCGCCCTTATTCTTGTTACAGTAATCGTATCGTTCTTCCTCGTATTGAGCTCCGCCAGGGGCTGGATGTCATATGTATACGCCGGCGATCCCCCTCCGTACGGGTTCAAGAAAGCCCTGGCGGTCGAAAAGAACAACTCCGAATTTTATTTCCTGCTCGCACAGTTTTACGACAGTTACGACGCCGGCGGCGCCGGCAGCCAGGTATATCCCCTCTATCAAAAGGCCCTTGAGCTCAATCCGCTCAACTACGCTTACTGGTTTTATCTGGCCGATTCCCTTTTCATGGACGGGAGAAAAGAGGAATCCCTTTTCGCACTCAACCAGGCCACGGACCTCGCCCCGGGCGTCGTATCCCTGAGATGGGGGGCGGCCATGCTGGCCTCGAAGCTGGGGAACGAGGAGGCCCTCGTCAGCAACACACGGTCCGTGCTCGCCAGCGATCCCAGGAGGCGCTTTAAAGCGTTTCCCGTCCTTTGGCAGTCCCTCAGGAACGAAGACAAGATATGGAGGGCTATCCCGGATAACGCCCTCCCCGAGTATCTTCATTTCCTGATCAGCACACGAAGGGTTTCCGAAGCGGAGCGGGCCTGGGGAAAACTGTCGGATACTGCCGAAATCCCCGAGGATATATTCCAGAGATATGTCTCTTTTCTTATTATAGAAAACAAGCTGCAGGCGGCGAAGGACGCCTGGGCCGACCGATTGGGGGATTGGCAGGGAGTGTGGAACGGGGGTTTTGAAAAAGAGATTACGTCCTCCGGATTCGACTGGAGGAGAGGAAAAGTCGAGGGCGTGAACATCACGAGAACCAGGAATACCGACAGTAAAGGATATTCATTAAAAATAGATTTTGACGGGAGTAAAAATGTAGATTTCAACCATCTACGCCAGATCGTGCCGGCCTACGGGAATTCCGATTACAAGCTGAGCTCCGATATGAAAAGTAAAGGACTGTCCACACGTAATGGACTTTTCTGGGATGTATCCTGCTGGGGTCACGGCAGCCTGGACGCCCGTACCGGTCAAGTCATCGGGACATCCGATTGGCACGAGGTCTCGACCTCGTTTAAAACTCCCCCGGACTGCGATTATCTCGTAATCAGACTAAGACGCCGGCCGGATAACGATCTCGACAGGAAAATCAGCGGAACCGTTTGGATAGATAACGTCAAGCTGGAAAAACAGCTGTGA
- a CDS encoding ABC transporter permease → MYEPSKGLSLKLKELLEFHELIYFLTWRDLKVRYKQTALGVIWAVLQPFLTMVVFTIFFGNLAKIQSDGVPYPIFSFAALLPWQFFANSVTNSSNSLVNNSGLITKIYFPRLAMPLSSILGGLVDFAVAFIVFICMMIYYDIKPTLAILSLPLFILLAVATSFAISLWLSAINVKYRDVRYTIPFLTQLWLFLTPIAYPSSLVPEKWRVIYGLNPMAGVVEGFRWALLGQTGQDWALITASIVIVIVLLIGGLIYFKRMERTFADII, encoded by the coding sequence GTGTACGAACCCAGTAAGGGACTATCACTCAAGCTGAAGGAGCTTCTGGAATTCCACGAGCTCATATATTTTCTCACATGGCGAGACCTCAAAGTACGCTACAAACAAACGGCTCTCGGGGTTATATGGGCTGTCCTCCAGCCGTTTTTAACCATGGTCGTTTTTACCATTTTCTTCGGCAACCTGGCGAAGATACAATCGGACGGTGTGCCCTACCCGATTTTCTCGTTCGCAGCGCTGCTGCCGTGGCAGTTTTTTGCAAATAGCGTGACCAACTCCAGCAACAGCCTCGTAAATAACAGCGGCCTCATAACGAAAATATATTTCCCCAGGCTGGCAATGCCCTTGTCGTCCATATTGGGCGGGCTTGTCGATTTCGCCGTAGCTTTCATCGTTTTCATATGTATGATGATTTACTACGACATAAAACCGACTTTAGCCATACTATCGCTGCCGCTTTTTATTCTCCTTGCCGTGGCCACTTCGTTCGCGATCAGCCTCTGGTTATCGGCTATCAACGTAAAATACAGAGACGTGCGTTATACCATCCCATTCCTCACACAGCTCTGGCTATTCCTGACGCCCATCGCCTACCCGAGCAGCCTGGTACCGGAAAAATGGCGGGTAATTTACGGCCTGAACCCTATGGCCGGTGTAGTCGAGGGGTTCAGATGGGCCTTGCTCGGACAAACAGGCCAGGACTGGGCGCTGATAACAGCCTCGATAGTTATCGTAATAGTACTCCTGATCGGGGGCTTGATTTACTTCAAACGCATGGAAAGAACTTTCGCGGACATAATCTGA
- a CDS encoding polysaccharide biosynthesis tyrosine autokinase, with protein sequence MPDIIRAYPLEEENTIQRYIDVVLRRKKIIIVFFAIVLVTALLSTMLTEPLYKATAKLEISLENPKVVSFDQVVEVENQSAEFYETQYLLLKSKALAKQVADKLNLASYPEYDFENRKSNILSRIISGTIGAIEDGFDGIKNLFSPSVSEPESGEAEFDLSEISRQDALVNAFVGNLTINPIGNSRLVDISFEAHDRKLAADAANTLADTYIEWLLNRKLDATKQGRDFLKKQIEQAQTHLEQSEERLNTFAKNNDIVSLEQNMNITYHTFAELNDALAKAETQRIEKESLYKHVMAGNTGSLPLVVNDPYIQNLKAEHARAKSEYSQMSATFKSGYPKLKELGARVAELQRKIDEAENSVASSVKSDYEAALKKEESLRESYEKQKVLASALNDKSIEYNILKREVQSNETIYNSLLQRLKETEVSSAIKASNIQVVDYAQIPLFPFKPNVPLTLIFACIIGLGGGVFIAFLIEYFDNTIKTPEEIRDKLKYPVLGGVFEASQAQALASPVEKTFLMDPRSHIAEAFRTIRTSLLLSTPGKPPRSILVTSCFPAEGKTTVSINLASSFAQAGSRVLLLEADLRRPRIGSVLGNNGSGLSSYLTGNANLQDVISHGEIPNLYILPVGPIPINPAELLGSNQMRDLIHDLTETYDYIIVDGPPALGFVDSHILSSLVDGVAIVVRAGKTPKNSIRDLIDKLWNLRANFLGVIVNGIELNQNSYYYKSYNYYYGDNEEKKKISPAKPKVKSDPDELNLI encoded by the coding sequence TACAAGGCCACCGCCAAGCTCGAAATATCGCTCGAAAACCCCAAAGTCGTCAGCTTCGACCAGGTAGTCGAGGTCGAGAATCAGTCGGCGGAATTCTACGAAACACAGTACCTTCTCCTCAAAAGCAAGGCTCTCGCCAAACAGGTTGCCGATAAGCTCAACCTGGCTTCGTACCCGGAATACGATTTCGAAAACAGGAAGTCAAATATCCTCTCGCGTATAATTTCGGGCACTATCGGCGCGATTGAAGACGGTTTCGACGGCATCAAGAACCTTTTCAGCCCGTCGGTAAGCGAGCCCGAGTCCGGGGAGGCCGAGTTCGATCTCAGCGAAATATCCAGGCAGGACGCACTGGTCAACGCATTCGTAGGCAACCTGACCATAAACCCGATCGGCAATTCACGCCTGGTCGATATAAGCTTCGAAGCGCACGACAGGAAGCTCGCGGCGGATGCGGCCAACACGCTCGCCGACACATACATCGAATGGCTTCTGAACAGGAAGCTCGACGCAACCAAGCAGGGAAGGGATTTCCTGAAAAAGCAGATCGAGCAGGCACAAACTCACCTCGAGCAGTCCGAAGAGAGGCTCAACACCTTCGCCAAGAATAACGACATAGTCTCTCTCGAACAAAATATGAACATAACGTATCACACCTTCGCCGAGCTCAACGACGCGCTCGCCAAGGCGGAGACCCAGAGGATTGAAAAGGAATCGCTTTACAAGCACGTCATGGCGGGAAACACCGGCTCGCTGCCCCTCGTCGTGAACGACCCCTATATCCAGAACCTCAAGGCGGAGCACGCAAGGGCCAAATCGGAATACAGCCAGATGAGTGCAACTTTCAAATCCGGCTATCCGAAGTTAAAAGAGCTCGGGGCCAGGGTAGCCGAGCTCCAGAGGAAGATAGACGAGGCCGAGAACAGCGTCGCCAGCTCGGTGAAATCGGACTACGAAGCCGCGCTCAAGAAAGAAGAATCACTCAGAGAGAGCTACGAAAAGCAAAAAGTCCTGGCGTCCGCTCTCAACGACAAATCTATTGAGTACAACATCCTCAAGCGCGAAGTGCAATCCAACGAGACTATATACAACTCGCTCCTGCAGAGACTGAAGGAAACCGAAGTATCGTCCGCCATAAAGGCCAGCAACATACAGGTCGTCGACTATGCCCAGATACCCCTCTTCCCGTTCAAGCCCAACGTACCGCTGACCCTCATCTTCGCCTGCATCATAGGCCTCGGAGGCGGTGTATTCATAGCATTCCTCATCGAATACTTCGATAACACGATCAAAACCCCCGAAGAGATACGCGACAAACTGAAGTACCCGGTCCTCGGGGGGGTTTTCGAAGCCAGCCAGGCTCAGGCCCTGGCTTCCCCTGTAGAAAAAACGTTCCTCATGGACCCGAGGTCCCATATAGCCGAGGCGTTCAGGACCATAAGAACGTCGCTACTCCTTTCTACGCCCGGAAAGCCGCCGCGCTCGATACTCGTTACGAGCTGCTTCCCCGCCGAAGGGAAGACAACCGTATCCATCAATCTGGCTTCGTCCTTTGCCCAGGCCGGAAGCAGGGTTCTTCTACTCGAAGCCGATCTCCGTAGACCGAGGATCGGATCGGTTCTCGGAAACAACGGCAGCGGTCTGAGCAGCTACCTGACCGGGAATGCCAATTTACAAGACGTAATATCACACGGAGAGATACCGAACCTCTACATCCTGCCGGTCGGCCCCATACCTATCAACCCCGCGGAGCTTCTCGGGTCGAACCAGATGAGGGATTTGATCCATGACCTGACCGAGACGTACGACTACATAATAGTGGACGGCCCGCCTGCTTTGGGTTTCGTCGATTCGCACATACTGTCCAGCCTCGTAGACGGAGTGGCCATAGTAGTCAGAGCGGGCAAAACACCAAAGAATTCGATCAGGGACCTCATAGACAAGCTATGGAACCTTAGAGCGAACTTCCTCGGTGTAATAGTGAACGGCATAGAGCTCAACCAGAACAGCTATTACTACAAGTCGTACAATTATTATTACGGCGACAACGAAGAAAAGAAGAAAATCTCGCCGGCAAAGCCCAAGGTCAAAAGTGATCCGGACGAGCTGAATTTAATTTAA
- a CDS encoding O-antigen ligase family protein has translation MLFKPFIIEKLIPLVINVGLALILLSPLPFGNVETWSVSLFEIVSFITFGIWLIGKILRGRIRLMPSPLYIPMGLFFILIMIQTIELPEAILGLISPHTAALWQSKSEALRHIFGGGVNLGNTISIYPFVTSQKFLLYLSYAAFFLVTADFIRTKRQIRRFFWIIFTVAMIESLIGLLQYISSGTTVPASGTYVNPNHFAGLLVLVIPLFMGYMLYLYTRHGTEISRWGLKLPGSSQLIVFFSASLMAISLILAQSRGAILSFAASIFFFYMLIQRSKKSRSNEWLLGSFLLIILVYSIWIGLDPVLDKFTETGEDAPNRTYIWKDSVDMIKDFPLLGVGLGNFSLAYTVYKKEAYWAHVYDHAHNDYIELACETGLIGFILVFWALIAYFRRLAANEKYAIPEQDPYRYYILLGAVSGMVGMFAHAITEFTFQIPANAYYFTFLFALAARLSEQIKGEH, from the coding sequence ATGCTATTTAAGCCATTCATCATCGAAAAACTGATCCCGCTCGTTATCAACGTCGGGCTTGCACTTATTTTATTGTCGCCGCTGCCGTTCGGGAACGTCGAGACGTGGTCGGTCTCCCTCTTCGAAATTGTATCGTTTATAACCTTCGGCATCTGGCTGATCGGGAAGATACTGAGAGGGCGAATCCGTCTCATGCCGTCACCTCTATATATACCGATGGGGCTCTTTTTCATCCTTATCATGATTCAAACGATAGAGCTCCCCGAAGCGATACTCGGCTTGATATCTCCCCACACAGCCGCGCTCTGGCAAAGTAAAAGCGAAGCTCTCAGGCATATATTCGGAGGCGGCGTCAATCTCGGAAACACCATAAGCATTTATCCGTTCGTGACGAGCCAGAAATTCCTCCTCTATCTCTCCTACGCTGCGTTCTTCCTCGTAACCGCAGATTTCATACGGACAAAGAGACAGATAAGAAGATTCTTCTGGATAATATTTACCGTCGCCATGATAGAATCCCTGATCGGACTCCTTCAGTATATAAGCAGCGGCACGACGGTGCCGGCTTCCGGGACCTACGTCAACCCCAATCATTTCGCAGGTCTTCTGGTCCTGGTAATTCCCCTCTTCATGGGGTATATGCTCTATCTCTACACACGGCACGGAACCGAGATCAGCCGGTGGGGGCTCAAGCTGCCCGGCTCGAGCCAGCTTATCGTATTCTTCTCGGCGTCTCTCATGGCCATAAGCCTTATACTCGCCCAGTCGAGGGGAGCCATACTGTCGTTCGCGGCCTCTATATTCTTCTTCTACATGCTCATACAGCGGAGCAAGAAAAGCAGGTCCAACGAATGGCTTCTGGGCAGCTTCCTCCTGATTATCCTCGTATACTCCATATGGATCGGGCTGGATCCGGTTCTCGACAAATTCACTGAAACCGGAGAAGATGCTCCCAACCGCACCTACATATGGAAGGACAGCGTGGATATGATCAAGGACTTCCCTCTCCTGGGAGTCGGTCTCGGCAATTTCAGCCTGGCCTACACTGTATATAAAAAGGAAGCGTACTGGGCCCACGTGTACGACCACGCTCATAACGATTACATTGAGCTCGCGTGTGAGACGGGACTAATCGGATTTATTCTGGTCTTCTGGGCCCTGATCGCCTACTTCCGAAGGCTGGCCGCAAACGAAAAGTATGCAATTCCCGAGCAAGACCCCTACCGCTACTACATCCTGCTGGGGGCAGTCAGCGGGATGGTGGGGATGTTCGCGCACGCGATCACGGAATTCACATTCCAGATTCCGGCCAATGCCTATTACTTCACGTTCCTGTTCGCTCTGGCCGCAAGGCTATCCGAGCAAATCAAGGGCGAGCACTGA